One Arachis hypogaea cultivar Tifrunner chromosome 18, arahy.Tifrunner.gnm2.J5K5, whole genome shotgun sequence genomic window, AAGTAAATCAAGTTCAAAACATGAGACTTAACTAAATTGAATATCTATCACTTATATTAGGTCTACAAATTAAATCTCTCCATAATTTATTTGCACTAAGCCCACTAATAGTTTTTATTGGGCCACTTGACATATGTATGTCTCCACTCCAAAATCTTGTCTAACTTTGAGTGAGAAGGAGTGTATTAAAATCCCAAATCACCTGTGAATAtggttttaataataataataataattctctctctttttataAGTTTGACCAATACTAAAATCGATCTCCTATTCATTtcttttcaataaataaaattcgATTTGATCAAATACTAAAATTTCTTCGTATATTGCATGCTCCTTGTTCTGTCATAAAATCATTTCTCtcaaaaatttaagttgataagagaaaataaataaataattacatctCTAACACACCTCCTTAAATAATAATcgcttttaatttgaatttatttgagtctttttatagatctttttctcttcttatttattttatgctatttttttctctctttcgagaaataataaaaattgaactCTATATTTTGTGTTTATAAAAACTTATATCAtgttataaacttttttttttaaatttaagctAATAAAAaagacatataaataattatatctctaacacgTTAAACTATACtacttcataaaaaatatttttactccaCTTTACTACTCTTTCTAGAGTTGCAAGCAGGggaatttgagttttaaattcaACATGAATGTTGTGTTTTTGCTTTTAGTTTTGGCTTCTTTCTCTttcagtaataataataaataaaggagaaaaaaagagttaTATATTGTTTTGTCCTTATACAATTATATAAGCTATATTAGATCAAATTAAAGTATTGCAAATATTCCCACTATCACATGCCATCCAATAAAGGTCATTTTCTTAAAAAAGTTAGTTAAACAAAAAACTACAAAAGTCTCTGAAAACTTCAACTCTCAAAGCAAATCTTATCTTTGAGAATGGTATAAACAATGAACAATATATGGCAAATGTCTTTTCTTTTGTATGCTTCTTTTTACATAAAATGATAGAACATATCAAACACAAACAATATATAAATTATCAAATGTTTTctcaacataaaatatttattgttagGTTTTGATATTCTACAAAATCTCACACCTTATTGGCTTTGTGTGTCATGTTCATTGTCCTTATTTGCCATACAAGCAATAGGGAATCATAATTAAGACCTTCAAatgatgttatatatataaactatGTTTAATAAGATATCAACTACACCAAATAGAGCCAAAACTCTTCAATAATTTATCCAGAGAAAGAATACACATGGCCGAGCCACACGTTATAGTGAAGGGGGGCCAATTTTCTATGTTGTTTTAGTCACGtcttttttatcctactttaaaaaaaaaaaaaaaaaacttgttatACATAAACTAATGAAattattttaaacttattttaaacGATAAGTACACTTTAACTAGGCTAGCATATATATATCTTTAAACTTATTTTAAAACTAGAAAAATATAATACACAATGCAAATAAATAACTAGATACAAAAATTTTATGGTTATCATTAatttttgtgtatatatttttGCATGTCCTAGGCATATATGGATTTCTTTGgataaatttattttagtaatatcccaaatcaacacttaataatttttttagttgaataatttaatttttaacaaattttaatcacaaaatcCGTCaccaacattttattttattagaaatatttATCCCAcgtgaaattttggtaaaaagttAAATAATTCGATCTTGatcattatttaataaatatatgtataagaattttaagaaatttttaaattatcagaTTAATCTTTTTATATAGACAAACAACTTTATGTGAGAACTGATTTGTTTAacgaaataaaagtttaaaaactgatttgataattaaaatttgttaagaaCTTAAGTATTTGACTAAAAATTTTTTGAACACTAATTTgagttattattttaaaaaaaaaattatcctctTATTTAATCATATTTTATCATATTAACAAATACAATTAAATTTTACACTCGTTAAATCCTATGATCTAGTAAAAAAaggttaataattaattagttgtaCAAATATACTATCagtgaatcaaaatcaaattttacaGGTGTTCTCTATATTATGAGTTTCAATTTGagaaattaactaataataaattgTTGTTAATATGCAGTGATAAGATAGAGATATTTCAAAAGCAAATGAAGGCACTAGCTGAGAAACTAACAAGAATGATATTCAACTTGTTAGAAATTCCAGAGCAAGAAAAAAAGTGGGTTGGTTCAACCAACTCGAATAACGGAGCCATTCAACTAAATTTCTACCCGGTTTGTCCTGAGCCGAACCGGGCCATGGGTTTAGCCCCTCACACGGACACATCCCTATTCACAATCCTCCACCAAAACCAAACCAATggcctccaaatctttaaagaaggGAAGGGTTGGGTTCAtgtaaaccctaaccctaattccctTATTGTTCACACCGGTGATTTCTTGCACATTATTTCCAATGCAAGATTTAAATGTGCACTTCACCGTGTGGTTGTGAAGAGAACAAAAAAACGTTACTCTTTGGCTTATTTCCATAATCCACCATTGGATTATGTGATTTCTCCTTTGGTGGTGAATTCTAATGATGCAAGATTTCGTAGGGTTAGTGTGAAGGAGTATTTTGGGATTAAGGCAAAGAATTTTGGTGAAGCACTTTCTTTGATTAGTACTAGCTAGCTAGCTAATTACAAGGATTATTGAATTCAAATGTGTTCATTATTAAGCTCCAATTAGGTGTTTTTTTGGTTACCTACGGAATCTCTCAAGCCGATAGGTCAAGTTGGTTTCAATTAGGTGTTTTTACATTGTAAAATAATAGTTTTTTATTCTCTTATGTAAATCTTaaacaaattatttaattatatatcatTAGTTTTTTCCGTTTAATGATGTGCATGTTATCATTAAGTTATAGGAGAGaccatttattttaataataaaaaatttaataaatttaaatcgaTAGAAAAAAGTAtatgataattttatatttaacatgttttttaaataagaatttttttaaaatttgttttagtttttatataatttttttatttaatttatatataatagttTTAGAGATAACAAAGATTAAATATATTGAAAAAGCTTGCTTCTGTTGTCGGAAAAAATTAAAGTTGTCGCCGACTCATGGTAGCAAACTAGCAATTGGATAAGTAACAATTTTACTTTTGACTTTTCATAAACACGTGTAAGATGAATAACATAGAAATGATGTTTGAAACATTTTTGAAATGAAGATGGTAAAAATACTTgtttataaagatattttgtttaaaagtataatttatttatttagctacattgtaaataaagataatatttttataaatatcaaaatttaattatttaatgagtaaagtatcgtttttgttctcaatgtttggggtaaattctatttgtgttcctaacgtttaaatcatcttatttgtatctctaacgtttgtaaaagtgattcaacgttattctgccgtcaattacacatcatgagcactttagtttgagttttaaaaatctcttcttgaagttagaatacaaaagtttaggatagaatcgatgatccactccgaaaaatagttcattaaaagttaaaattaattcctacaacatttacataatgcacttttctagggacataattgaatctaaacacaaatagtgggtataatattaaaatcgaacacatccaagtgagaccgaattgagaatgaatacatccaagtgagaataattgaaaaatataatctgatttattagtataattgatagtaggataacattaaatcacgtttataaacgttaaggatacaaataggacgatttaaacgttaaggacacaaatagaacttaccccaaacattgagaataaaaacgatactttactctcgTTTAATTCatcatctaaaaataaaaaaatatatttttacataaaaataattataaattctgGAGACATAAAGAAAAATGAGGTTGTTGGGAGAgagaaaaaattgtaaatttCGTATTATATTTTTGATAATATTAGAGATAATAATtcagaattattttattttatttaaatatttataattttatatatgt contains:
- the LOC112769088 gene encoding gibberellin 3-beta-dioxygenase 1, with product MTTLSEAYREHPLHLRHIIPLDFSSISTLPDSHAWFHDHDRDSDEEQNRDHDHDDDGGIPSIPIIDLADPNAMELMGMACENWGAFQLKNHGVSMSDIEEVEKEAKRFFDLPTDQKLKALRSPGGATGYGRARISPFFPKFMWHEGFTIMGSPSSDAMKIWPNDYQTFCDKIEIFQKQMKALAEKLTRMIFNLLEIPEQEKKWVGSTNSNNGAIQLNFYPVCPEPNRAMGLAPHTDTSLFTILHQNQTNGLQIFKEGKGWVHVNPNPNSLIVHTGDFLHIISNARFKCALHRVVVKRTKKRYSLAYFHNPPLDYVISPLVVNSNDARFRRVSVKEYFGIKAKNFGEALSLISTS